Proteins encoded together in one Gammaproteobacteria bacterium window:
- a CDS encoding dienelactone hydrolase family protein, with translation MDNLSDFTCFEFTHAGAQKCVYRKGEGPAVVVMHEVPGITAEVARFARNVVSAGMTVFMPRLFGRVGAKTNPAERVWQLGRVCISREFACLAENRASPITDWLRGLAKHAYDEVGGRGVGVVGMCVTGNFALTMTLDPWVIAPVLGHPSFPLPVTRAKAAAVHATPEAMANARRRIDEEGLRFLGLRFHGDTLFCRPARFATLRRELGDGFEAIELPAESANAAPEPPHSVLTIGLVDREGEPTRAAVDRVLGFLRERLEPGHGTSPGQAPA, from the coding sequence ATGGATAACCTTTCTGATTTCACCTGTTTTGAGTTTACCCACGCCGGCGCGCAGAAATGCGTCTACCGCAAGGGCGAGGGTCCAGCGGTCGTTGTCATGCACGAGGTGCCGGGTATCACGGCGGAGGTGGCCCGCTTCGCGCGGAATGTCGTCAGCGCGGGCATGACGGTGTTTATGCCCCGCCTGTTCGGCAGAGTAGGCGCCAAGACGAACCCGGCCGAGCGCGTGTGGCAGCTCGGGCGCGTGTGCATCAGCCGCGAGTTCGCCTGCCTTGCCGAGAACCGCGCCAGCCCTATCACCGATTGGCTCCGCGGGCTCGCGAAACACGCCTACGACGAGGTCGGCGGCCGGGGTGTCGGCGTGGTCGGTATGTGCGTCACCGGAAACTTCGCGCTGACCATGACGCTTGATCCGTGGGTGATCGCGCCCGTGCTCGGGCACCCGTCGTTCCCACTTCCCGTCACTCGTGCGAAGGCCGCAGCTGTCCACGCGACGCCTGAGGCGATGGCCAACGCGCGCCGCCGCATTGACGAGGAGGGGCTGCGCTTTCTCGGTCTGCGCTTCCACGGCGACACGCTGTTCTGCCGACCAGCGCGCTTCGCCACGCTGCGCCGCGAGCTCGGCGATGGCTTCGAGGCCATTGAGCTGCCGGCAGAGTCGGCCAATGCTGCCCCCGAGCCCCCGCACAGCGTGCTCACCATAGGCCTCGTCGATCGTGAGGGCGAACCGACGCGCGCGGCTGTCGACCGTGTACTGGGCTTCTTGCGGGAGCGGCTCGAGCC